GCATCTCCCCGAGCACCAGGACGCCGACCAGCACGCCGACCATCGGGTCCACCACCGTGAGCCCGGCGACCACGAGGTCCGGCGGCCCGTGCCGGTACGCGGTCTGCACGAACCACACGCCCAGGACCGCCCCGGCCACGAGAACGGCCAGCACGCCCCACGCCGGCGGGCGGCCGTCCACGAGCCGCACCGCGGACATGCGCACGCACACCGCCACGAATCCGTAGAGCACCCCGGCCGCGACGATCGGCACGAGCGCGCTCCGGCGTCCCCGGAGCGCCAGCGCGGCGACCAGACCGACCACCACCACCCCGGCGGCGATCCACGCCGTGAGGGTCTCCTGGTCCGCATCGGGGACCGGGTTGGGGAGCGTCGCCTGCACCGTGACGACGACGAAGGCCGCCGAGCCCAGCGTGCACGCCGCGACCGCCCGCCACGTGGCCGGGTCGACCCGCAGGCCGGCCACGCGAGCGTGCACGAGCGTCGTGACCACCACCGCGACGGCCCCGAGGGGCTGCACCACTGTCAGGGGCGCCCACGCCAGGGCGATCACGTTCAGGACGATGCCCGCCAGCATCAGCACACCGCCGACCAGCCACACGGGCGAGGTCAGCAGCCGCAGAGCCCCTCCGCGGCCCGGGCGTGCTCCGTCCCCGCGCTCGAGGGCACGCACGCCGGACGCCTGCCGCTCGCTGCCCAGGGCGAGGAAGAGGGCCCCCGTCAGGGCGCACAGGATGGGCACCAGGTACACGTCGCCTCCTCGCTCGCGCCCGGCGGTCCGGGCCCGCCCCGCCCGTGCGGGTTTCTCGTCCGCCTCCCACCCTACCGACGACGACGCCCCGCCCCTCCGGAGAGGGACGGGGCGTCGTCGGGTGCGGGCGGGCGGCTCAGCCCTTGCGTCCGCGCAGGCGCGAGGCCAGCACGGCGAACGCGGTGCCGGAGGCGCCGAGCAGGGCCAGCGGCTGCCAGCGCTCCTTCACGTAATCCTCGGCGGCGGCGGTCTGCTCACCGGCGCGGGCGGCCGTGGTGAACGGCGCGGTCTGCTCGGTGGCGTGGGCGGTGTCCGGGGTGGTGCCGCGCAGCTTGCGCTGGGCGGTGAACGCGGCGACCTGGCCCTTCACGCTGGTCTTCTCGTCCAGGCCGGAGCGGATGTCGCCCAGGTGGCGGCGGCGCAGCTCGGCGCGGCGGCGGACCTCGTCCTCGGAGGCGTCGTCCTTGGCGGGGTGGGGAGCGGCGAGGCCGTCCTTGCGGGCCTGCTTGTTCTCCTCCTTCTCCACCTTCTTGCGCTCCGCCTCGCGCTGCTTCTCCAGGCGCTTGGCCTCGGCGCGCTCGGCCTTCAGGCGGTCGTACTCGGCCGGGTCGAAGTCGTTGCCCTCCTTGAGGTAGCCGAGGTCGTACTCGAGGTTGCGCACGGTCTCCTGCGGAACCAGGGGCATGGCGCCCTTGATCTGCATGGCGCCGACGCCGGCGAGCACGAGGCCCAGCACGAGGAAGACGAGGGCGACCATCAGCGCCGGGAACCAGAACGGCGGGTTCGCGAACGCGCCGATCAGCGCGACCACCAGGGCGATGGTCATGAGGGCGAGGAAGAACAGGCCCACGACGGCCAGCGCGGCCCCGATGCCGGCCTTCTTGCCCTTGGCGGCGGCCTGGCCCTTCGCGAGCGCCAGCTCGTCCTTGAGCTGCAGCGGCAACAGGCGCACGACGGCGGCGAGCAGGTCGGTCAGGGAGCTGGCGCGGGTCTGGGGCGTGACCGGCGTGGTGGGGCGGGGCGCGCGCGGCGCTGCCGTGGGTGCGGCGTGGGACATGGCAGGGAGGCCTTCCGTTGCATTCTCGTCAGGTCACGGCGGCCCGAGGCCGTCCGGACGGGGCGGTTCTGCGGCTCACGCTATCACCGCCCGCCCCCGCCGGTCCGGGGGTGGGCGCCTGGGGACCCGCGCGCTCTCCGCGCGCGGATCCGCAGGTCGGGCCGGGTCGGACGGCTCAGAAGGTGATCGAGGCCGGGTCCGGGCCGATGCGGCCGTCGGCGCGGTCGAGCCCGCGGATCTGGTCGACCTCCTCCGCGGTGAGCTCCAGCTCCGCCGCGGTCAGGTTGGAGACGATGCGCTCGGGGGTCACGGACTTGGGGATGACCACGAAACCCTCGGCGAGGTGCCAGGCGATGACGACCTGGGCCGGCGTCGCTCCGTGGGCCTCGGCGATGGCCGTGATCACCGGATCGGAGAGCAGCTCGCCGCCCTGGCCGAGCGGGGACCAGGACTCGTGCACGATCCCGTGGCGGGACTCGACCTCGCGCAGCTCGCGCTGCTGCCAGTAGGGGTGCGTCTCCACCTGGTGGATCACGGGGACCACGCCGGTGGCGGAGATGATCTCCTCGAGCTGCTCCGCGGGGAAGTTGGAGACGCCGATCGAGCGCGCCCTGCCCTGGCGCTGCGCCTCGATGAGCGCCTTCCACGTGTCCACGTACTTCCCCTGGGCCGGCTTGGCCCAATGGATCAGCCAGAGGTCCACGTAGTCCGTGCCGAGCTTGGCGAGCGAGGCCTCGAGGGCGGCGAGGGCCTCGTCGTACCCCTGGTCGGAGTTCCACACCTTGGTGGTGATGAACAGCTCCTCGCGCGGCACGCCGGCGGCGGCGACGGCGCGTCCGACGCCCTCCTCGTTGCCGTAGACGGCGGCGGTGTCGATGTGCCGGTAGCCGGCGCGGACGGCCTGCTCGACGACGTCGGCGGCCACCGCGTCCTCGACCTGCCACACGCCGTAGCCGAGCTGCGGGATGGACTGGCCGTCACGGAACGGGGTCTGCGGGACGGTGGTCATGGTGTTCCTCCTGGGGATCGGCGGACGTGCTTCCACCTGGGGCAACGGGCCCGTGGCCCCGCCCATTCCCGGGCGGGGGCGCCGTCGTGTCCGGGCCGCTGACTAGGATCGACGGATGCCCTCCGCGCCCTCGTCCCGTCCCACGCGTCCCTCCTCGCCGGCGCCGCGCCGACGACGCCGGGCCCGCGTGGCAGACCCCAGCGCGGGGGTGCGGCGGGGCATGCTCGGGTGCAGCGGGTGCCTGGGACTGGTGGCCCTCGGGCTCCTGCTGCTCAGCCTGCTCGTCGGCGGGTTCACGGGATCCCCGTCGCCGAGCGCGGCGTCGCAGGCACCCGACGGGAGGTCCGCGGCACCCTCGGCCCCGGACGCGCCGGGCGACCCGGCCGGCTCCGCCCCGGCCCCCGCCCCCACACCGGACCGCGCGGAGGCCCCCGTATCGGACCGCGCGGAGGCCCCCGCGCCCGCACCCGCGCCTGCATCCGCGCCCGCACCCGCGCCCGGCGACGCCGGGGAGGCCGCGCCGTCGTCGCCCGCCGCCGAGGCCCCGGCCGCGGACGGGACCGCTCTGGCGGCCCTGCAGTCGTTGCCCGTGAAGGGACGCGCGCCGAAGACGGGCTACAGCCGGGAGCAGTTCGGCCCCGCCTGGGCGGACGTCGACCGCAACGGCTGCGACACCCGCAATGATGTCCTGCGCCGCGATCTCGCCGACGTGGTGCTCAAGGCCGGCACGAACGGGTGCGTCGTGCTCAGCGGCACCCTCCACGGCCCGTACACCGGCGAGGTGATCGCGTTCCAACGCGGGCCGGGGACGTCGACGGCGGTCCAGATCGACCACGTGGTCTCCCTCTCCGACGCCTGGCAGAAGGGCGCGCAGGGCCTGAGCGCGGGCCGCCGCGCCGCGTTCGGCAACGACCCCCTCAACCTCCTGGCCGTGCAGGGCTCCGTGAACCAGTCCAAGTCCGACGGCGACGCCGCCACCTGGCTGCCCCCGCTGCGCTCGGCCCGGTGCCCGATGGTGGCCCGGCAGATCGCCGTCAAGGCCCGTTACGGGCTGTGGGTCACCCCCGCCGAGCGCGACGCCATGGCCCGTGTGCTCCGGGAGTGCCCCGGTCAGGGTCTGCCCGCGGAGGGCGGGCCCGTCGACCCGTCTCCCGAGACGGCGGCGGAGCCCACACCCCAGGCCCCGGCCCCGACCGTCCAGGCCCCCGCCCCGGCGCCCGCGGCCCCGGCCGGCGGGGCGGACCCCTCGTTCAGCAGCTGCAGGAAGGCGAAGGCGGCCGGCTACGGCCCCTACGTGCAGGGTGTGGACCCGGAGTACGCCTGGTACCGGGACGGCGACGGGGACGGCATGAACTGCGAGTGACACCGGAGCGCCGGGGGCCGGGGACGTCCCCAGGCGGGCGCTACGGTGTCCGGGTGAACGAACCCCCCGCCCTCCCCGAGCCCACCGGCGCCGCCCCTCCGGCGCCCTCCCCCGCCGGCGGCGCCACGGCCGCCCCCTCGCACGGTGCGGCGGACGCGCGGCTGCGGCGCGGGCTGTCGATGCGGCACATCCAGTTCATCGCGCTGGGCTCGGCGATCGGCACGGGCCTGTTCTACGGCTCGGCCACCGCCATCCAGCTGGCCGGGCCCGCCGTGATCCTGGCGTACCTGGTGGCCGGGGCCGCCGTGTTCATGGTGATGCGCGCCCTCGGGGAGCTCGCCGTGCGCCACCCCGTGCCCGGCTCCTTCGGCCAGTACGCCGACCGCTACCTCGGCCCGTTCGCCGGGTTCGTCACCGGATGGACCTTCGTGTTCGAGATGGTCGTGGTGGCCATCGCCGACGTCACCGCGTTCGGCGTCTACATGGGCTTCTGGTTCCCGGACACCCCACGGTGGATCTGGGTGACGGCCGTGATCCTCTTCATCGCCGCCGTGAACACCCGCCACGTGAAGGTGTTCGGTGAGCTGGAGTTCTGGCTGAGCATCGTGAAGGTGAGCGCCATCCTCGCGATGGTCATCGGCGGCGTCGCCCTGCTGGTCATGGGCGTCTCCCTCGACGCCGCCACGCCGGCGGGCGTGCAGAACCTGGTGGACCACGGCGGATTCGCCCCGCACGGCGCGGCCGGCGTGCTCGCGGCGCTGTCCGTCGTCGTCTTCGCCTTCGGCGGCGTGGAGACCATCGGCATCACCGCCGGCGAGGCGCAGGACCCGGGCCGGGCCATCCCCCGCGCCGTGAACGCCGTGCCCGCGCGGATCCTGCTGTTCTACGTGATGACGATGGTGGTCATCATGTCCCTGGTGCCGTGGGACCGGATCACCGGGGAGGCCAGCCCGTTCGTGGAGATCTTCTCCACCCTCGGCGTCCCCGCCGCCCCCGCCATCCTCAACCTGGTGGTCATCACCGCCGCGATCTCCGCGATCAACGCGGACACCTTCAGCGCCGGGCGCATGCTCTTCGGCATGGCGCAGCAGGGGCGGGCCCCGGCCGTCTTCGCCTCCGTCTCCCGCGGCGGCGTGCCGTGGATGGCGGCCGTGGTGATGGGCCTGGCGCTCGCCGTGGGCGCCGTGCTCAACGCGGTCATCCCCGAGGACGTGTTCGTCGTCGTGGCCTCGATCGCCACGTTCGCCACCGTCTGGGTGTGGCTGATGATCCTGCTCGCGCATATCGCCATGCGCCGGGAGGTCGCCCGCCGCGGCCTGCCCGCGTCCGCGTTCCCGGTGCCGCTGTGGCCGGCGGCGTCGTGGGCCGCCGTGGCGTTCGTGCTCCTCGTCGTCGGCCTGCTCGGCTGGTTCTCGGACACCCGCGTGGCCATGATCGTGGGCCTCGTGTGGCTCGTGCTGCTCGGGGCGGCCTACCGGCTGTTCCTGCACGGCCACGGCCGCAGCCGGCCGGACCTCGAGGAGGGCGCCGCGTCGTCGCCGTGAGGCCCGAGCGGGGCGGGCTGTGATGGGATGTCCCGGTGAACACCACCCCTGCATCCCGGTCCGAGCCCACGTCTGGGCAGGGCGCCGCCGCCTCCGCCGCAGCGCCCCACAGCCACTACGACATCTTCGTCGGCGTCTTCGTCGCCCTCCTGATCCTCTCCGGCGTCACCGCCGCCAAGCTCTTCTACGGCCCCACCGTCCCCGGGGTGTCCGACGTCTTCTACGGCGGCGGGCCCCTGATCTTCGACGGCGGCGCCTTCCTGTTCCCGCTGTCCTACGTGGTGGGCGACATCCTCGCCGAGGTCTATGGCCTGAGGCGTGCGCGCCGGGCGATCTACATCGGCTTCGCCATGCTGGTCGTCGCCGCCCTCACCTACCGGCTGGTCGCCCTGACGACGCCGGTGGAGGGCTTCGAGGCCTGGGACCAGGCGCTCGCCCCCACCCTGCGCATCACCCTGGCCGGCCTGGCCGGGTACATCGTGGGCAGCCTGCTCAACGCCACCGTGGTGGCCCGCATGAAGGCCCGCATGGCCGAGCGCGCCGTGGCCTGGCGGCTCATCGCCTCCACCCTGGTGGGCGAGTTCTTCGACACCCTGATCTTCTGCCTGGTGGCCTTCGCCGGGACCATCACCCTGGCCGACCTCGCGAACTACACGGTCACCGGGTACGTCTACAAGTGCCTCGTGGAGATCTGCATCGTGCCGGTGACGCTGCTGGTCATCCGTTGGCTCAAGCGGCACGAGCCGACCTACCGGGCTCAGCCGACGCCCGCCCCCGTGAGCGCGCCGACCGCCTGAGCGAAGTCCTCGAACACCCTTCTGGGGTCGCAGCCCGTGACGCGTCGCGCGTTCGGGCGGCGGCCCCAGATGCGTCTGTCGTCGTGGACGGTGGTGCCGCGCAGCAGCTCCGAGTCCGCCTCGACGTCGACGACGGTCGCCTGCAGCGTGACGTCCGCCTGGCCCGCGGCGACCTGGGCGGCGACGAGGTCATGCAGGTGGGCGATGTACCCCTGGTCGTAGTCGTGGTGGAACTCGAAGTAGAACCGCAGGGCGTCCGCGAGGACGTCCGTGACCGGGTGGCCGGTGTCCGCGGCGGGCCCGGAGACGCGCGGGCGTGCGACGTCCCAGCGCGCGGGGCGGGCCCCGGCGTCGGCCAGGAGTCCGTCCAGCAGGGCCGGCGTGTACTCGATCCGCTCCGTGGTCTCGAGCGCGCAGACGATCGGCAGGCGGTCCTCGGGCAGTCCCTCGACGGCCGCGAACACCTCCTTCGCGGAGTCCGGGTCCACCCAGGTGTTCCACTCGGCGGTGGGCGTCGTGTTGCCCGGATGATAGAAGGAGCCGCCCATGATCACGATGCCGCGGGCGAGGAACGGCAGGCGCGGCTCGGCGCGCAGGGCGAGGGCCAGGTTCGTCAGCGGCGCGGTGCAGAGGATCGTCGTCTCCCCGGGGTGGGCCCGCAGCTCGTCCAGCCACACGTCCACGGCGGGCCGGGGCGAGAGCCGCTCGGGGCGGCGATCGATCCGGGCATGGCCGAGACCGCCGTCGCCGTGGGTCTCCGGGGTGGTGACCGCGGGGCGGCGCAGCGGGGTCTCGGCACCGACGGCCACCTCGACGTCGGCCCGGCCGGCCAGGTCCAGCACCGCGGCCGTGTTCAGGGCGCAGTCCCGGGCGGTCGCGTTGCCGCCCGTGGTGGTGACGGCCGCGAGCTCGGGGCCGGCGCCGAGGCGGTGGGCGCCCACGAGGTGGAGCAGGGCGCAGGCGTCGTCGATGCCGGTGTCGACGTCGGCGAGGAGGCGGGCGGTCACGGCGGCCACTGTAGTGCCGTCGCGACCGCCCGACCGATCAGGCGCGGTCCTCCCGGATCCGTGACCGCCGGGCGTCACGGGGTGGGCGTGCCGCCGTTGGCGTTGAGGGTCTCGCCGTTGACGTAGCTGGACTCGCCCGAGGCCAGGAACACGTAGGCGGGCGCCATCTCCACGGGCTGGCCGGCGCGACCGAGCGGGGTGCTGTGGCCGAACTCGGGGAGCTTCTCCTCGGGCTCGCCGTAGGACACGTGCTGCACCGTCCAGATGGGCCCGGGCGCCACCGCGTTGACGCGGATGCCCTTCGGGCCGAGCTGCTCGGCCAGGCCCTTGGTGAAGTTGTTGATGGCGCCCTTGGTGGCGGCGTAGTCGAGGAGCCTCGGGTTGGGGTTGTAGGCCTGCACCGAGGTGGTGTTCACGATCGTGCTGCCCGGGCCCATGTGCTTCAGCGCGGCGCGGCTGAGCGTGAACATGGACATGATGTTGATCTGGAACGTCTCGTGGACCTGCTCGTCGGTGAGATCGACCAGGTCATCGGAGATGAACTGCTTGCCCGCGTTGTTCACGAGGATGTCCAGGCCGCCGAGGCGCTGCGCCGCCTCGTCCACGAGGGAGGCGCGGTAGTCCACGTCCATCAGGTCCCCCGGCAGCGCGACGGCGGTGCGCCCGGCCGCCTCGATCGCCGCCAGGACGCGGTCGGCGTCGGGCTGCTCCTGAGGCAGGTAGGCGATGGCGACGTCCGCGCCCTCACGGGCGTAGGCGATGGCGACCGCGGCGCCGATGCCGGAGTCGCCGCCGGTGATCAGGGCCTTGCGGCCGGTCAGCCGGCCCGCCCCCCGGTACGAGTCCAGACCGATGTCCGGGACGGGATCCGTCTTCACGTCCAGGCCCGGCTCGGGCTGGCGCTGCTTGGTGATGTGGAGCTTCGGGTGGCGGGTGCGCGGGTCGTCGTGGGCCAGCTGGGAGTCCTGCACGGGGATTGCGGGGGCGTCGTCCTTCTTCTCTGGAGTGGTCATGGGCCCGATGCTACGCGGCGCGCGTCAGAGGGTGACAAGGGACGGGGCGCGGCGTCGTCGGCGTGGCCCTGGCGGCGGCGGCTAGGCGTCAGCGGGGCCCGCTGAGGCCGCGCAAGGCGCCACGGTGCTGGAGCACGTGCAGGTCCCAGCGCGAGCTGAGCCCCTCGAACAACCCGATGCCACGCCGGGAGTTACCTTGCTCGTCCAGGCGCGGCGACCACGCGGCGAGGCCCAGGGCCCCGGGCACGGCACCGAGCAGCGCGCCCGAGACGCCGGACTTCGCGGGCACGCCGACCTCGGCCACCCACTGGCCGCTGGCGTCGTACATGCCGCAGGTGAGCATCACGGACATCGTCTGCTGCGCCACCCACTCGTCCAGCACCCGCTCCCCCGTCACGGGGTTCGTGCCGCCAGCGGCGAGGGTGGCGCCCATGACGGCCAGCTGGGGTGCGGTGACCAGGACCGAGCACTGCGCGAGGTAGCCGGCCACGGCCTCGCGGGCCGAGATGGGCAGCCGGCCGGCGTCGGCGAGCAGGTGGGCCAGGCCCAGGTTGCGGTCGGCGCGGGTGCGTTCGGCGTCGAGGACGTCCTCGCAGACCTCCAGCTCGACGCCGGCCAGCGCGCTGTAGCGGCGCAGCAGCAGGGCCGTCCGCTCGTCCTCGTCCCCGGCGGGCAGGAGGGAGTGGACCAGGATGGCGCCGGCGTTGATCAGCGGGTTGCACGGCCGGCCGTCGTCGTGCAGGGACAGGTGGTTGAACGACTCACCGGAGGGCTCGACGCCCACGTCCTCCAGCACGTGGTCCAGGCCGATCTCCTGCAGCACCACCGCGTAGGTGAGGGCCTTGGAGACCGACTGCAGCGCGAAGGCGTGCTCGGTCTCCCCGGCGGCGGCCTGGTGGCCGTCCACCGTGCACACCGCCACGGCGAGGCCGTCCACATGCTGGCCGGCGACGTCCTCGAGGTAGTCGGAGGGCTCGCCGCGGCGGTCGGACTCCACCTCGCCGAGCATCGCGCGCAGGTCGTCGTCGAATCGCGTCGTGTCCATTCCTGTCACAGTAGTGGACGGGCGCCCGGGTCGCGGGCGGGCACCGGGCCGGTCACGGTGTGCACTGGACCGGGCGTTCGGGCCCAGCGGCAGGCCCAGCCACCTCCAGCCGATGACCATGCCGGTGCACGCGGGCAGGAAGGCGATCGAGGACGGGAGCATCGTGGCGATCAGGGAGCCGATGCCCATCTTCCGGTCGTACCTCTGAGCCACCGCGATGATCAGCGGGACGCTACGCCTGCCGCGGCGGGTCAAAGCAAGACCCGGGAACCCGGGCCGGGGCTATCGTCGGGGGATGGACGTGCGGATCGGGACCTCCGGCTGGACCTACAAGCACTGGCGCGGGACCTTCTACCCGCAGGGGCTGCGGATCGCCGATCAGCTCGACCACTACACGGAGCGCTTCCGGACGGTCGAGCTCAACGGCTCCCACTACCGCTGGCCGGCGGACAGCACCGTCGAGGCCTGGCGCGAGCGCCTACCCGCCGGCTTCGAGATGGCCGTCAAGGCCTCCCGCTACCTCACCCACTACCGCAAGCTCAACGAGCCGCAGGACTGGGTGGAGCGCATCGTGCACACCCTGGACCTGCTCGGTGACCACGCCGGGCCGCTGCTGCTGCAGCTGCCGGCCAACCTGCACCGCGACGACGACCGACTCGCCGGGTTCCTCGGCCTGCTGCCCGAGCGGGTGCGCGTGGCGGTGGAGGTCCAGCACGAGTCCTGGCTGGACGAGGACGTGTTCG
This sequence is a window from Micrococcus porci. Protein-coding genes within it:
- a CDS encoding nucleoside hydrolase; the encoded protein is MTARLLADVDTGIDDACALLHLVGAHRLGAGPELAAVTTTGGNATARDCALNTAAVLDLAGRADVEVAVGAETPLRRPAVTTPETHGDGGLGHARIDRRPERLSPRPAVDVWLDELRAHPGETTILCTAPLTNLALALRAEPRLPFLARGIVIMGGSFYHPGNTTPTAEWNTWVDPDSAKEVFAAVEGLPEDRLPIVCALETTERIEYTPALLDGLLADAGARPARWDVARPRVSGPAADTGHPVTDVLADALRFYFEFHHDYDQGYIAHLHDLVAAQVAAGQADVTLQATVVDVEADSELLRGTTVHDDRRIWGRRPNARRVTGCDPRRVFEDFAQAVGALTGAGVG
- a CDS encoding queuosine precursor transporter, with the protein product MNTTPASRSEPTSGQGAAASAAAPHSHYDIFVGVFVALLILSGVTAAKLFYGPTVPGVSDVFYGGGPLIFDGGAFLFPLSYVVGDILAEVYGLRRARRAIYIGFAMLVVAALTYRLVALTTPVEGFEAWDQALAPTLRITLAGLAGYIVGSLLNATVVARMKARMAERAVAWRLIASTLVGEFFDTLIFCLVAFAGTITLADLANYTVTGYVYKCLVEICIVPVTLLVIRWLKRHEPTYRAQPTPAPVSAPTA
- a CDS encoding GmrSD restriction endonuclease domain-containing protein, whose protein sequence is MALGLLLLSLLVGGFTGSPSPSAASQAPDGRSAAPSAPDAPGDPAGSAPAPAPTPDRAEAPVSDRAEAPAPAPAPASAPAPAPGDAGEAAPSSPAAEAPAADGTALAALQSLPVKGRAPKTGYSREQFGPAWADVDRNGCDTRNDVLRRDLADVVLKAGTNGCVVLSGTLHGPYTGEVIAFQRGPGTSTAVQIDHVVSLSDAWQKGAQGLSAGRRAAFGNDPLNLLAVQGSVNQSKSDGDAATWLPPLRSARCPMVARQIAVKARYGLWVTPAERDAMARVLRECPGQGLPAEGGPVDPSPETAAEPTPQAPAPTVQAPAPAPAAPAGGADPSFSSCRKAKAAGYGPYVQGVDPEYAWYRDGDGDGMNCE
- the glsA gene encoding glutaminase A, which produces MTRRGRRSVPLIIAVAQRYDRKMGIGSLIATMLPSSIAFLPACTGMVIGWRWLGLPLGPNARSSAHRDRPGARPRPGRPSTTVTGMDTTRFDDDLRAMLGEVESDRRGEPSDYLEDVAGQHVDGLAVAVCTVDGHQAAAGETEHAFALQSVSKALTYAVVLQEIGLDHVLEDVGVEPSGESFNHLSLHDDGRPCNPLINAGAILVHSLLPAGDEDERTALLLRRYSALAGVELEVCEDVLDAERTRADRNLGLAHLLADAGRLPISAREAVAGYLAQCSVLVTAPQLAVMGATLAAGGTNPVTGERVLDEWVAQQTMSVMLTCGMYDASGQWVAEVGVPAKSGVSGALLGAVPGALGLAAWSPRLDEQGNSRRGIGLFEGLSSRWDLHVLQHRGALRGLSGPR
- a CDS encoding SDR family oxidoreductase, which codes for MTTPEKKDDAPAIPVQDSQLAHDDPRTRHPKLHITKQRQPEPGLDVKTDPVPDIGLDSYRGAGRLTGRKALITGGDSGIGAAVAIAYAREGADVAIAYLPQEQPDADRVLAAIEAAGRTAVALPGDLMDVDYRASLVDEAAQRLGGLDILVNNAGKQFISDDLVDLTDEQVHETFQINIMSMFTLSRAALKHMGPGSTIVNTTSVQAYNPNPRLLDYAATKGAINNFTKGLAEQLGPKGIRVNAVAPGPIWTVQHVSYGEPEEKLPEFGHSTPLGRAGQPVEMAPAYVFLASGESSYVNGETLNANGGTPTP
- a CDS encoding DMT family transporter produces the protein MYLVPILCALTGALFLALGSERQASGVRALERGDGARPGRGGALRLLTSPVWLVGGVLMLAGIVLNVIALAWAPLTVVQPLGAVAVVVTTLVHARVAGLRVDPATWRAVAACTLGSAAFVVVTVQATLPNPVPDADQETLTAWIAAGVVVVGLVAALALRGRRSALVPIVAAGVLYGFVAVCVRMSAVRLVDGRPPAWGVLAVLVAGAVLGVWFVQTAYRHGPPDLVVAGLTVVDPMVGVLVGVLVLGEMRPDAPWWVGPCLLAAAAVATVGIVRLSRSHPDVLARREERRVADTPGETTP
- a CDS encoding aldo/keto reductase produces the protein MTTVPQTPFRDGQSIPQLGYGVWQVEDAVAADVVEQAVRAGYRHIDTAAVYGNEEGVGRAVAAAGVPREELFITTKVWNSDQGYDEALAALEASLAKLGTDYVDLWLIHWAKPAQGKYVDTWKALIEAQRQGRARSIGVSNFPAEQLEEIISATGVVPVIHQVETHPYWQQRELREVESRHGIVHESWSPLGQGGELLSDPVITAIAEAHGATPAQVVIAWHLAEGFVVIPKSVTPERIVSNLTAAELELTAEEVDQIRGLDRADGRIGPDPASITF
- a CDS encoding DUF72 domain-containing protein, with amino-acid sequence MRIGTSGWTYKHWRGTFYPQGLRIADQLDHYTERFRTVELNGSHYRWPADSTVEAWRERLPAGFEMAVKASRYLTHYRKLNEPQDWVERIVHTLDLLGDHAGPLLLQLPANLHRDDDRLAGFLGLLPERVRVAVEVQHESWLDEDVFDLLDRHGAGFVVSVIAGREPVLRATGRLAYVRFHNADPDWRYGGSFSDAELAPWVGRLRVLTGADNGGPAGDAAGARPAYVYFNNDNHGHAGFNALTLRRMAETGA
- a CDS encoding amino acid permease; this translates as MRHIQFIALGSAIGTGLFYGSATAIQLAGPAVILAYLVAGAAVFMVMRALGELAVRHPVPGSFGQYADRYLGPFAGFVTGWTFVFEMVVVAIADVTAFGVYMGFWFPDTPRWIWVTAVILFIAAVNTRHVKVFGELEFWLSIVKVSAILAMVIGGVALLVMGVSLDAATPAGVQNLVDHGGFAPHGAAGVLAALSVVVFAFGGVETIGITAGEAQDPGRAIPRAVNAVPARILLFYVMTMVVIMSLVPWDRITGEASPFVEIFSTLGVPAAPAILNLVVITAAISAINADTFSAGRMLFGMAQQGRAPAVFASVSRGGVPWMAAVVMGLALAVGAVLNAVIPEDVFVVVASIATFATVWVWLMILLAHIAMRREVARRGLPASAFPVPLWPAASWAAVAFVLLVVGLLGWFSDTRVAMIVGLVWLVLLGAAYRLFLHGHGRSRPDLEEGAASSP
- a CDS encoding phage holin family protein — translated: MSHAAPTAAPRAPRPTTPVTPQTRASSLTDLLAAVVRLLPLQLKDELALAKGQAAAKGKKAGIGAALAVVGLFFLALMTIALVVALIGAFANPPFWFPALMVALVFLVLGLVLAGVGAMQIKGAMPLVPQETVRNLEYDLGYLKEGNDFDPAEYDRLKAERAEAKRLEKQREAERKKVEKEENKQARKDGLAAPHPAKDDASEDEVRRRAELRRRHLGDIRSGLDEKTSVKGQVAAFTAQRKLRGTTPDTAHATEQTAPFTTAARAGEQTAAAEDYVKERWQPLALLGASGTAFAVLASRLRGRKG